A stretch of the Haloplanus aerogenes genome encodes the following:
- a CDS encoding PAS domain S-box protein codes for MDGTIRVLLVDDTADFAAVAAELLEREDDRLDVTIETDPSASLDRLESDAFDCVVSDYQMDGTDGIELLGAVRDRWPRLPFIVFTGKGSEALASEAISAGATDYVRKGTVTDQYTLLANRIVQAVSKRRTSERASRFERLQKLAREVNQALVRADDPATVERTVCERLAAVEPYAWAVIGTLEGDRDGVTGVDARSAATSTGAMDAADLTLDSTSAIQSAMTEGEPVMSTAEAGEHVGVETGAVAAIPLDYESERYGVLVVGTTDEAWSGEFERDLLADLGIDIASALYQLDIRADLRESEAKYRQLVEGNLVGVYLIQGGEFEYVNPRLAAMFGYTQEELLSDVTPFDLVIEEDHEKLRRNIRRRVTGEEDDLRYTLRGRRKSGESIEFEVHGGRIDYRGEPAIMGTLLDVTEQKRYERELERSRAEYRELFEAFPEAVFVGTEEGGFQAVNETAVERLGYSREELLSMRPEDIDPEMETTDVSSRIAQFSRGEIKRFDTVHETKSGERIPVEVNSTLIPYRGETAILATARDISERVERERELQRQNDRLEELASVVSHDLRSPLNVAAGRLEWAQEECDSPHLDDAATALKRMDRLIDDLLMLAGHRNRGIELTSIDLDSFVDRCWANVVTDGATLDRRTERTIMADESRLAQLFENLFRNSVEHGSTDGRPEADDAEDTFERGATDDEAASNAAGGGEDAVTITVGPLPDGFYVADDGPGIPESERDRIFEAGYSTNDGGTGLGLAIVLDVVESHDWEIDVVESHDWEIDVVESDTGGARFEITGVEIVS; via the coding sequence ATGGACGGGACGATCCGAGTGTTGCTCGTCGACGACACGGCCGATTTCGCGGCCGTCGCCGCGGAGTTGCTCGAACGCGAGGACGACCGACTCGACGTGACGATCGAGACGGATCCGTCGGCGAGTCTCGACCGCCTCGAATCGGACGCGTTCGATTGCGTCGTCAGTGACTACCAGATGGACGGTACGGACGGAATCGAACTCCTCGGTGCGGTTCGTGACCGATGGCCGAGGCTCCCGTTCATCGTGTTCACCGGCAAGGGGAGCGAGGCGCTCGCGAGCGAAGCCATCTCCGCCGGGGCGACGGACTACGTTCGGAAGGGGACGGTCACGGACCAGTACACCCTTCTGGCCAATCGGATCGTGCAGGCGGTCTCGAAGCGGCGAACGAGCGAACGTGCGAGCCGGTTCGAACGGCTCCAGAAACTCGCCCGCGAGGTGAATCAGGCGCTCGTCCGGGCCGATGACCCGGCGACCGTCGAGCGGACCGTTTGTGAGCGCCTCGCCGCGGTCGAACCGTACGCCTGGGCAGTGATTGGGACGCTGGAGGGCGACCGCGACGGCGTGACGGGCGTGGACGCCCGGTCGGCCGCCACGTCGACTGGGGCGATGGACGCCGCCGATCTGACGCTCGACAGCACCTCCGCCATCCAGTCGGCAATGACCGAAGGCGAGCCGGTTATGTCGACGGCCGAGGCGGGTGAACACGTCGGCGTCGAGACGGGTGCCGTCGCGGCGATTCCACTCGACTACGAATCGGAGCGATACGGCGTACTCGTCGTCGGCACCACCGACGAGGCGTGGAGCGGCGAGTTCGAGCGCGACCTCCTCGCGGACCTCGGGATCGACATCGCCAGCGCGCTCTACCAACTCGACATCCGCGCCGACCTGCGGGAGTCCGAGGCGAAGTACCGACAGCTGGTCGAAGGGAATCTCGTCGGGGTGTATCTGATCCAGGGTGGTGAGTTCGAGTACGTCAATCCCCGTCTCGCGGCCATGTTCGGCTACACACAGGAGGAGTTGCTGTCCGACGTCACGCCCTTCGACCTCGTGATCGAGGAGGACCACGAGAAACTGCGACGGAACATCCGTCGTCGCGTCACGGGCGAGGAGGACGACCTGCGCTACACGCTCCGGGGGCGACGCAAGAGCGGTGAGAGCATCGAGTTCGAGGTCCACGGCGGCCGGATCGACTACCGAGGCGAACCGGCGATCATGGGAACACTCCTCGACGTGACGGAGCAGAAGCGCTACGAGCGCGAACTCGAACGGTCGCGGGCCGAGTACCGCGAACTGTTCGAGGCGTTCCCCGAAGCAGTGTTCGTCGGCACCGAGGAGGGCGGGTTCCAAGCCGTCAACGAGACGGCGGTCGAACGGCTGGGGTACAGCCGCGAGGAACTCCTGTCGATGCGCCCGGAGGATATCGACCCCGAGATGGAGACTACGGACGTGTCGTCGCGGATCGCTCAGTTCTCGCGGGGCGAAATCAAGCGGTTCGACACGGTCCACGAGACGAAATCTGGCGAGCGCATCCCCGTGGAGGTCAACTCCACGCTAATCCCCTACCGGGGTGAGACGGCGATTCTGGCGACCGCCCGCGACATCAGCGAACGCGTCGAACGGGAACGCGAACTGCAACGGCAGAACGACCGCCTCGAAGAACTCGCGAGCGTCGTCTCACACGATCTGCGGAGCCCGCTGAACGTGGCCGCCGGCCGGCTCGAGTGGGCACAGGAGGAGTGTGACTCGCCCCACCTCGACGACGCGGCGACCGCGCTGAAGCGCATGGATCGGTTGATCGACGATCTGTTGATGCTCGCCGGCCACCGGAACCGGGGTATCGAGCTGACCTCCATCGATCTCGACTCGTTCGTCGACCGCTGCTGGGCGAACGTGGTGACCGACGGCGCGACGCTCGACCGCCGCACCGAACGGACGATCATGGCCGACGAGTCGCGGCTCGCACAGCTGTTCGAGAACCTGTTTCGGAATTCGGTCGAGCACGGCTCGACGGACGGTCGACCGGAGGCCGACGACGCCGAGGATACCTTCGAACGCGGTGCGACGGACGACGAGGCCGCGAGCAACGCCGCAGGCGGCGGGGAGGACGCCGTAACCATCACGGTCGGTCCTCTCCCGGACGGCTTCTACGTCGCCGACGACGGCCCCGGCATCCCCGAGTCGGAGCGCGACCGGATCTTCGAGGCGGGCTACTCGACGAACGACGGCGGGACGGGCCTCGGTCTCGCCATCGTTCTCGACGTGGTCGAGTCCCACGACTGGGAGATCGACGTGGTCGAGTCCCACGACTGGGAGATCGACGTCGTCGAGAGCGACACTGGCGGGGCCCGCTTCGAGATTACGGGCGTCGAGATCGTCTCGTAG
- a CDS encoding CheF family chemotaxis protein, which yields MSEGERKVVDTRGKFTQVVKDGRELNDAEWTGGRILLSNKRLILAGNGGKRTIPLSKIESLEGRTDVNQLVAKVSGYVSLQLATEDVVLVSAKEPESFERMLYRALLDRKVILARHPAVEGGVVTDAEWEKARLKIEEGAVDLAIADGSFVEIDLDDIGSMEANERSVKDEKRQVLEVEHSEEGTSVQTYISGSSRRCSILETLLRKGESRSEIGVDLTERQNEVLMALYSGVSPFEIPDFLGMDVDEVEEVFDRLIELEVVEEIRVRREVALNARGRNIASEAMNDQ from the coding sequence ATGAGCGAGGGCGAGCGAAAAGTCGTCGACACGCGCGGGAAGTTCACGCAGGTCGTCAAGGACGGCCGCGAACTGAACGACGCGGAGTGGACCGGCGGGCGAATCCTGCTGTCGAACAAGCGGCTGATCCTCGCGGGCAACGGCGGCAAGCGGACCATCCCGCTCTCCAAAATCGAGAGCCTGGAGGGTCGGACCGACGTGAACCAACTGGTGGCGAAGGTGTCGGGCTACGTGAGCCTCCAGCTGGCGACCGAGGACGTAGTACTCGTCTCCGCGAAAGAGCCCGAGTCGTTCGAGCGGATGCTGTACCGGGCGCTCCTCGACCGGAAGGTCATCCTCGCGCGCCATCCGGCCGTCGAGGGCGGCGTCGTCACCGACGCCGAGTGGGAGAAAGCCCGGCTGAAAATCGAGGAGGGCGCCGTCGACCTCGCCATCGCCGACGGCTCGTTCGTGGAGATCGACCTCGACGACATCGGGTCGATGGAGGCGAACGAACGCTCGGTCAAAGACGAGAAACGACAGGTGCTGGAGGTCGAACACAGCGAGGAGGGAACCAGCGTCCAGACGTACATCTCCGGGTCGTCGCGTCGGTGTTCGATCCTCGAAACCCTGCTCCGGAAAGGCGAGAGCCGAAGCGAGATCGGTGTCGACCTCACCGAGCGCCAGAACGAAGTGTTGATGGCGCTGTACTCGGGCGTCTCGCCGTTCGAAATTCCCGACTTCCTCGGGATGGACGTGGACGAGGTGGAGGAAGTGTTCGACCGGCTCATCGAACTCGAAGTGGTCGAGGAGATCCGCGTCCGCCGCGAGGTCGCGCTCAACGCCCGCGGGCGCAACATCGCCAGCGAGGCGATGAACGACCAGTAG
- a CDS encoding universal stress protein, whose amino-acid sequence MAKRLLVPVDGSDPADAALEFALEEYPDADITALSVIDPTDVGYGSIEAAPSTFEHLQDSAEERTEKVLEDAKARAAEHGMELTTETVIGMPSRAIVEWAENNDIDSIVIGSHGRQGVTRVLLGSVAESVVRRSPVPVTVVR is encoded by the coding sequence ATGGCGAAACGACTACTCGTTCCGGTAGACGGATCGGACCCTGCAGATGCCGCGCTCGAATTCGCCCTCGAAGAGTACCCCGACGCCGACATCACGGCGCTCTCGGTCATCGACCCCACGGACGTGGGCTACGGCTCCATCGAGGCGGCGCCGAGTACGTTCGAACATCTGCAGGACTCCGCCGAGGAACGCACCGAGAAGGTCCTCGAAGACGCGAAGGCCCGCGCCGCGGAGCACGGGATGGAACTGACGACGGAGACGGTGATCGGCATGCCGTCCCGGGCCATCGTGGAGTGGGCAGAGAACAACGATATCGACAGCATCGTCATCGGGAGTCACGGCCGACAGGGTGTCACTCGCGTGTTGCTCGGGAGCGTGGCCGAATCGGTCGTCCGACGGTCGCCGGTGCCGGTGACGGTCGTCCGATAA
- a CDS encoding CheR family methyltransferase, with translation MSPNPTTEDEAFQQLLAHLSAELDFESSYYNESYLDRRISARMRRRDVESYDEYLGLVRSDPEEPTELLDSLSINVTSFYRNPEAWEPIREALREVTADHGRTRVWSAPCSDGREPYSLAMLALDDDEIQTRRLEIVGTDINADVLDRAREGVYQTTKTRDVASELEPLDDAERYVDRDGDTFVVQQNVKDLVTFEQHDLIADAPKRDVDLVLCRNLLIYINTESKRAVVDTVLSSLREGGYLVIGMTETLPRESRETVETVDKRRRVYRRT, from the coding sequence ATGAGCCCGAACCCAACCACCGAAGACGAGGCGTTCCAGCAGTTGCTCGCTCACCTCTCCGCAGAACTCGACTTCGAGTCCTCGTACTACAACGAGTCGTATCTGGACCGGCGGATCTCCGCCCGGATGCGGCGCCGCGACGTGGAGAGCTACGACGAGTATCTCGGCCTCGTGCGCTCGGACCCCGAGGAGCCGACGGAACTCCTCGACTCCCTCTCGATCAACGTCACCAGTTTCTACCGCAATCCGGAGGCGTGGGAGCCGATCCGCGAGGCGCTCCGGGAAGTGACGGCCGACCACGGTCGAACGCGGGTGTGGAGCGCCCCTTGCTCGGACGGCCGCGAACCCTACTCGCTCGCGATGCTCGCGCTCGACGACGACGAGATCCAGACGCGCCGACTGGAGATCGTCGGAACCGACATCAACGCCGACGTACTCGACCGGGCCCGCGAGGGCGTCTACCAGACGACCAAGACCCGGGACGTGGCGTCCGAACTCGAACCGCTCGACGACGCCGAGCGGTACGTCGACCGCGACGGCGACACGTTCGTCGTCCAGCAGAACGTGAAAGATCTGGTCACCTTCGAACAGCACGATCTCATCGCGGACGCGCCGAAACGGGACGTCGATCTCGTCCTCTGTCGGAATCTCCTCATCTACATCAACACGGAGTCGAAGCGAGCGGTCGTCGACACCGTCCTCTCCTCGCTCCGCGAGGGGGGCTACCTCGTCATCGGGATGACGGAGACGCTGCCGCGGGAGAGCCGGGAGACAGTCGAAACGGTCGACAAACGGCGACGCGTCTACCGACGAACGTAA
- a CDS encoding HEAT repeat domain-containing protein produces MSLYQLEKDGDVDSLLDHLKLSDSPSIRKRAAKILGDVVDDEPQAVDALVRVAQEDDDEEVRGAAIDALDAIGPDAIERLVTEMAGVDSDGADWVRAEAFVKTLSADRPELRMAAANALRGLGDAGALPALVETLDDPNPRVRARAARACGAIGDESAADALAARLGDPVGHVRREAADALAAIGTSRALSPLLDAVDDDNDEVRYAAVMALGGYQGPEAIDPLIEALDDDSDVVRRAAVFSIVELLAAAPTEQSHRIRETIVDRLESADRSVVDPLVELLEQSRQPRERRNVAWLLGRVGGDEGYEDAVVALIDALEADDGTTAQFAATSLVELGGETVERELLDLLEDAECSETAQSKAVFVLGKVGGERARDRLENMLDRTDDEEVRKQAFAALSKLGGRR; encoded by the coding sequence ATGTCGCTCTACCAGCTCGAGAAGGACGGCGACGTGGATTCGCTGCTCGACCACCTGAAGCTCAGCGACTCGCCGTCGATCCGGAAACGGGCGGCCAAGATTCTGGGTGACGTGGTCGACGACGAACCACAGGCGGTCGACGCGCTGGTACGGGTGGCCCAGGAGGACGACGACGAGGAAGTTCGGGGCGCCGCCATCGACGCCCTCGACGCCATCGGCCCGGACGCCATCGAACGGCTGGTGACCGAGATGGCCGGGGTCGATTCCGACGGCGCCGACTGGGTGCGCGCCGAGGCGTTCGTCAAGACGCTCTCGGCCGACCGGCCGGAACTCCGAATGGCGGCCGCCAACGCGCTCCGGGGACTCGGTGACGCCGGGGCGCTCCCGGCGCTGGTCGAGACGCTCGACGACCCGAACCCGCGGGTTCGGGCCCGCGCGGCACGAGCGTGCGGCGCCATCGGCGACGAGTCGGCGGCTGACGCGCTCGCGGCGCGCCTCGGCGACCCGGTCGGCCACGTGCGCCGCGAAGCCGCCGACGCGCTGGCCGCTATCGGCACCAGCCGGGCGCTCTCGCCGCTACTCGACGCCGTCGACGACGACAACGACGAGGTGCGCTACGCGGCCGTCATGGCGCTCGGCGGCTATCAGGGGCCGGAGGCCATCGACCCACTGATCGAAGCGCTCGACGACGACAGCGACGTGGTCCGGCGGGCGGCCGTCTTCTCCATCGTCGAGTTGCTCGCGGCGGCGCCGACGGAACAGAGTCACCGCATCCGCGAGACCATCGTCGATCGGCTGGAGTCGGCCGACCGGAGCGTCGTCGACCCGCTCGTCGAGTTGCTGGAGCAGAGCCGGCAGCCCCGCGAGCGGCGCAACGTGGCGTGGCTCCTCGGCCGGGTCGGCGGCGACGAGGGGTACGAGGACGCCGTGGTGGCCCTGATCGACGCGCTCGAAGCCGACGACGGCACGACCGCCCAGTTCGCGGCGACGAGCCTCGTCGAACTCGGCGGCGAGACGGTCGAGCGCGAACTGCTCGACCTGCTGGAAGACGCGGAGTGTTCGGAGACCGCCCAGTCGAAGGCGGTGTTCGTCCTCGGGAAGGTGGGTGGCGAGCGCGCCCGTGACCGACTGGAGAACATGCTCGACCGCACCGACGACGAGGAGGTTCGCAAACAGGCGTTCGCGGCACTGTCGAAACTCGGAGGGCGTCGATGA
- a CDS encoding protein-glutamate methylesterase/protein-glutamine glutaminase has protein sequence MSGSTRAVVVDDSHFMRTMLSDMLENGGVSVVDTAADGAEAVDAVLEHEPDVVTMDLQMPDVDGLEAVERIMAKRPTPILMLSAHTADGADVTFEALEKGAVDFFTKPGGEVSTRMSSKEDQLVRKVKAVAGADVSGGRGAGSSAPSRATQSTAEPSTTAGDYEEGATVLIASSTGGPTVVERVVGALPRDADFRIIVVQHMPDAFTGRFADRLDAASEYDVREATDGDRIGGGEALVAPGGKHLVIAGAGGGRLRTKLTEDPPEHGVRPAADVTMRSAAETIDGPLVGVVLTGMGADGAEGARAIKDAGGHVIAQDEASSAVFGMPKRAIELGSVDDVLPDDEVPDGILDATRLEVNA, from the coding sequence ATGAGCGGATCGACGCGCGCTGTCGTCGTCGACGACTCGCATTTCATGCGGACGATGCTCTCCGACATGCTCGAAAACGGTGGCGTGAGCGTCGTCGACACGGCCGCCGACGGTGCCGAAGCGGTCGACGCCGTCCTCGAACACGAGCCGGACGTGGTGACGATGGACCTGCAGATGCCCGATGTCGACGGGCTGGAAGCCGTCGAGCGAATCATGGCCAAGCGTCCCACGCCGATCCTGATGCTCAGCGCCCACACTGCGGACGGCGCCGACGTAACCTTCGAGGCGCTGGAGAAGGGGGCGGTCGACTTCTTCACCAAACCCGGCGGCGAAGTCAGTACGCGGATGTCGAGCAAGGAAGACCAACTCGTCCGCAAGGTGAAAGCCGTCGCCGGCGCGGACGTGAGCGGCGGCCGGGGAGCCGGTTCCTCGGCCCCGTCCCGGGCGACGCAGTCGACGGCCGAACCGTCGACCACAGCCGGTGACTACGAGGAGGGAGCGACGGTGCTAATCGCCTCCTCGACGGGCGGGCCGACGGTCGTCGAACGGGTCGTGGGGGCGCTCCCCCGGGACGCCGACTTTCGGATCATCGTCGTCCAGCACATGCCCGACGCGTTCACCGGGCGGTTCGCCGACCGCCTCGACGCAGCGAGCGAGTACGACGTCCGCGAAGCGACCGACGGCGACCGCATCGGTGGCGGCGAGGCGCTGGTCGCTCCGGGCGGCAAACACCTCGTCATCGCGGGCGCCGGCGGGGGGCGGCTCCGGACGAAACTGACCGAGGACCCGCCGGAACACGGCGTGCGCCCCGCCGCCGACGTGACGATGCGCTCGGCGGCCGAGACCATCGACGGCCCGCTCGTCGGTGTCGTCCTCACCGGCATGGGCGCCGACGGCGCCGAAGGCGCCCGGGCGATCAAGGACGCCGGCGGCCACGTCATCGCCCAAGACGAGGCATCGTCGGCGGTGTTCGGTATGCCCAAGCGGGCCATCGAACTGGGATCGGTCGACGACGTACTGCCCGACGACGAAGTCCCCGACGGCATCCTCGATGCCACCCGACTGGAGGTTAACGCATGA
- a CDS encoding chemotaxis protein CheW, whose protein sequence is MSETAARARTVQLLEFELGSEAYAVDIAHVAEIVDVNDLTVVPNSAPHVEGVMDLRGKTTTIIDPKTVFGIGGGGDGKRIVVFDRDLTANGKSIGWIVDEVDQVVEVEPDDVESSPVDDADDAVRGVIKRDGDFVIWVRPTVLDV, encoded by the coding sequence ATGAGCGAGACGGCAGCACGCGCCCGCACCGTTCAGCTCCTCGAGTTCGAACTCGGCTCCGAGGCGTACGCGGTCGACATCGCGCACGTCGCCGAAATCGTCGACGTGAACGATCTCACGGTCGTTCCCAACTCGGCCCCCCACGTCGAGGGTGTAATGGATCTCCGCGGTAAGACGACGACAATCATCGATCCGAAAACTGTCTTCGGCATCGGCGGCGGTGGCGACGGCAAACGGATCGTGGTGTTCGACCGTGACCTGACGGCCAACGGGAAGTCGATCGGCTGGATCGTCGACGAAGTCGATCAGGTCGTCGAGGTCGAACCGGACGACGTGGAGTCGTCGCCCGTCGACGACGCCGACGACGCGGTCCGTGGCGTCATCAAACGCGACGGCGATTTCGTCATCTGGGTCCGCCCGACGGTCCTCGATGTGTAG
- a CDS encoding HalX domain-containing protein — MTPTLSDATVLIVDDEQSLADLYAYWIDEFAEAHTAYDGTEALEKLDDYVDVMLLDRRMPGLSGDEVVDEVEKQGLDVRIVMVTAVDPGFDIVDMGIDDYLIKPVDQPELVDTVERMMVRSTYDDQLQEKFQLVEKKVTLEAAKTPHELEESEEYTELNRRLEAIERDLDSAVEEFDENDFTVAFRELPDGGPVDSTEG; from the coding sequence ATGACGCCCACGCTCTCAGACGCGACGGTGCTCATCGTAGACGACGAGCAGTCGCTAGCGGATCTGTACGCCTACTGGATCGACGAGTTTGCCGAGGCACACACCGCCTACGACGGGACGGAAGCGCTGGAGAAACTGGACGACTACGTCGACGTGATGTTGCTCGACCGCCGGATGCCCGGCCTGTCGGGCGACGAAGTTGTCGACGAGGTGGAAAAGCAGGGCCTCGACGTGCGGATCGTCATGGTGACGGCGGTCGACCCGGGCTTCGACATCGTCGACATGGGTATCGACGACTACCTGATCAAGCCCGTCGATCAGCCCGAACTCGTCGACACCGTCGAGCGGATGATGGTTCGGAGCACCTACGACGATCAGCTTCAGGAGAAGTTCCAGCTCGTCGAGAAGAAAGTGACGCTCGAAGCGGCGAAGACGCCCCACGAACTCGAGGAGAGCGAGGAGTACACCGAACTGAACCGTCGGCTGGAGGCCATCGAGCGTGACCTCGATTCGGCCGTCGAGGAGTTCGACGAAAACGACTTCACCGTCGCCTTCCGGGAACTGCCCGACGGCGGCCCGGTCGATTCGACCGAGGGCTAG
- the cheA gene encoding chemotaxis protein CheA — protein sequence MTEEYVQAFVHESEEQLTDLNNSLLALESDPDDQEAMDDIFRTAHTLKGNFGAMGYDEASDLAHAIEDLLDELREDEMAVTPEVMDLVFAGVDRLELAVESIDEDGTVDVETGDLEEDIRTVIENGGATGGDATAADDTAAADAETGQVDTFDVTVEIGDTEMKGVDGMLVLEAIREECDLVSATPEPDAIEDGEYEGGFDLVVASTTADELRATLDRVSAIDGATLSQAGSDEAANGESDTASTEPDADDTQADDAESDDSGSDSDTGGKTGESNGSSREISSVRVDVDQLDDLHGLVEQLVTSRIKLRRAVGDGDVGSATDTLGELDKITGNLQNTVMDMRLIPMRKVISKFPRLVRDLAREQEKEIDFRMEGQDIELDRTILTEISDPLMHILRNAVDHGIEPPAEREAAGKDREGTIELRASRERDHVTVTVEDDGRGLDVDELRRKALEKGVRTEAELDAMEDTEVYDLVFHPGFSTADEVTDVSGRGVGMDVVHSTVKQLDGSVNVESEKGEGTTVTLRLPVTVAIVKVLFIEVGNEEYGVPIKNIDEVSRMPTVETINDQPMIEHDEEIYPVVDLASELDVPGQTANGDSMLLRIRKSERRTALRCDAVNKQEEVVVKPLEGVLSGIPGLSGTAVLGDGNIVPILDVVTL from the coding sequence ATGACCGAAGAGTACGTACAGGCGTTCGTCCACGAGAGCGAAGAGCAGCTGACCGACCTCAACAACTCCCTGCTGGCACTGGAGTCCGACCCCGACGATCAGGAGGCGATGGACGACATCTTCCGCACGGCCCACACCCTGAAGGGGAACTTCGGGGCGATGGGGTACGACGAGGCCAGCGACCTCGCCCACGCCATCGAGGACCTCCTCGACGAACTCCGCGAGGACGAGATGGCGGTGACACCCGAGGTGATGGACCTGGTGTTCGCGGGCGTCGACCGCCTCGAACTCGCCGTCGAATCCATCGACGAGGACGGGACCGTCGACGTAGAGACCGGTGATCTGGAGGAGGATATCCGCACCGTCATCGAGAACGGTGGGGCGACGGGCGGCGACGCCACCGCCGCCGACGATACCGCGGCGGCGGACGCGGAAACCGGCCAAGTGGACACCTTCGATGTGACCGTCGAAATCGGGGACACGGAGATGAAAGGCGTCGACGGGATGCTCGTCCTCGAAGCCATCCGGGAAGAGTGCGACCTCGTCTCCGCCACGCCCGAACCCGACGCCATCGAGGACGGCGAGTACGAGGGCGGCTTCGATCTGGTCGTCGCCTCGACGACCGCCGACGAACTGCGAGCGACGCTCGACCGCGTCTCCGCCATCGACGGCGCCACGCTATCACAGGCGGGGAGCGACGAGGCGGCAAACGGCGAGTCCGACACCGCGAGCACGGAGCCCGACGCCGACGACACGCAGGCGGACGACGCCGAGAGCGACGACAGCGGCAGCGACAGCGACACGGGCGGCAAGACCGGCGAGAGCAACGGGTCCTCCCGCGAGATCAGCTCCGTCCGGGTCGACGTGGACCAACTCGACGACCTGCACGGGCTGGTCGAACAGCTCGTCACCAGCCGGATCAAGCTCCGGCGCGCCGTCGGCGACGGCGACGTGGGGAGCGCGACCGACACGCTCGGGGAACTCGACAAGATCACCGGCAACCTCCAGAATACGGTGATGGATATGCGGCTGATCCCGATGCGGAAGGTGATCAGCAAGTTCCCGCGGCTGGTCCGCGACCTGGCTCGCGAACAGGAGAAGGAGATCGACTTCCGGATGGAAGGGCAGGACATCGAACTCGACCGCACCATCCTCACCGAGATCAGCGACCCGCTGATGCACATCCTGCGGAACGCGGTGGATCACGGGATCGAACCGCCCGCGGAGCGGGAGGCGGCGGGCAAAGATCGGGAAGGCACCATCGAACTCCGGGCGAGCCGCGAGCGCGATCACGTCACCGTCACTGTCGAGGACGACGGCCGCGGCCTCGACGTGGACGAACTCCGGCGGAAGGCGCTGGAGAAGGGCGTGCGCACGGAGGCCGAACTCGACGCGATGGAAGATACGGAGGTGTACGACCTCGTCTTCCACCCCGGCTTCTCCACCGCCGACGAGGTGACCGACGTGAGCGGCCGAGGCGTCGGGATGGACGTCGTCCACAGCACGGTCAAACAGCTGGACGGCTCGGTCAACGTCGAGAGCGAGAAAGGCGAGGGGACGACCGTCACCCTGCGACTCCCGGTGACCGTCGCCATCGTCAAGGTGCTCTTCATCGAGGTCGGTAACGAGGAGTACGGCGTCCCGATCAAGAACATCGACGAGGTGAGCCGGATGCCGACGGTCGAGACGATCAACGACCAGCCGATGATCGAACACGACGAGGAGATCTACCCGGTCGTCGACCTCGCGTCCGAACTCGATGTGCCCGGCCAGACGGCCAACGGTGACAGTATGCTCCTCCGCATCCGGAAGTCGGAACGCCGGACCGCACTCCGCTGTGACGCCGTGAACAAACAGGAGGAGGTCGTCGTCAAGCCACTGGAGGGTGTGCTGAGCGGCATCCCCGGTCTCAGCGGGACGGCCGTCCTCGGCGACGGCAACATCGTTCCCATCCTCGACGTGGTGACGCTCTGA
- a CDS encoding halocyanin domain-containing protein, protein MGSHRSVSRRGFLTTVAGTAATAAAAGTATAQASFGGWMSDVGNYSEVTDATGQSEVTITVGASGNGGNFAFGPPAVQVDPGTTIIWEWNGEGGQHNVVAEEGGEFESELTAEAGFTFEQTFESEGVIKYFCQPHRALGMKGVVVVGAMPDSGGGGGGGGGGGGGGGGGGGAPAVPDSAKSLALALTAALVSVLGLAYFFIRYGGDYGEEFESA, encoded by the coding sequence ATGGGAAGCCATCGTTCCGTCTCGCGACGCGGATTTCTGACGACCGTCGCGGGCACAGCGGCGACGGCGGCCGCCGCCGGAACCGCCACGGCGCAGGCGTCGTTCGGCGGGTGGATGAGCGACGTGGGCAACTACAGCGAGGTCACCGACGCGACCGGCCAGAGTGAAGTGACGATCACGGTCGGTGCGTCCGGTAATGGCGGGAACTTCGCGTTCGGCCCGCCGGCCGTCCAGGTCGATCCCGGGACGACAATCATCTGGGAGTGGAACGGCGAAGGCGGCCAACACAACGTCGTCGCCGAGGAAGGTGGCGAGTTCGAGAGCGAACTCACCGCCGAAGCCGGCTTCACGTTCGAACAGACCTTCGAGTCCGAAGGTGTGATCAAGTACTTCTGCCAGCCCCACCGCGCGCTCGGCATGAAAGGCGTCGTCGTCGTCGGCGCGATGCCCGACTCCGGCGGCGGTGGCGGCGGTGGTGGCGGTGGCGGCGGCGGCGGTGGCGGCGGTGGCGGCGCTCCGGCCGTCCCCGACAGCGCCAAATCCCTCGCCCTCGCCCTGACGGCCGCGCTGGTGTCCGTACTCGGACTGGCCTACTTCTTCATCCGCTACGGCGGCGACTACGGCGAAGAGTTCGAGAGCGCCTGA